In one Yarrowia lipolytica chromosome 1A, complete sequence genomic region, the following are encoded:
- a CDS encoding uncharacterized protein (Truncated form of YALI0A11011g, no similarity), whose product MGAIIAHFAMGDCVCFNCLHNGHLRNQCDPAILRPPRDLKVIPHVYDKLMGKEIPEDPSWAIANPLSEPVMPEWWINALKAREEEKKAEAEVRSKVEAENKARQEEKSANESRANTGRGRHGTSRGFTMGHLVPHDPCWAIANPLSAAVTPHWETEALKAREDKAKAKSRQDANSVE is encoded by the coding sequence ATGGGAGCTATCATTGCCCATTTTGCCATGGGAGACTGCGTCTGCTTCAATTGCCTGCACAACGGGCATTTGAGAAACCAGTGCGACCCAGCGATTCTCCGACCCCCTCGGGACCTCAAAGTTATCCCCCACGTGTACGACAAGCTCATGGGCAAGGAGATACCTGAAGACCCGTCTTGGGCTATTGCCAACCCCCTGTCTGAGCCCGTCATGCCCGAGTGGTGGATAAACGCTCTGAAGGCCAgggaagaggagaagaaggcagaGGCCGAGGTTAGGTCAAAGGTCGAGGCCGAGAACAAGGCCAGACAAGAGGAGAAGTCAGCTAATGAATCCCGTGCTAATACAGGCCGGGGTAGACACGGCACCAGCCGTGGCTTTACCATGGGTCACCTGGTGCCTCACGACCCGTGTTGGGCTATTGCCAACCCCCTTTCTGCTGCAGTCACCCCCCACTGGGAGACAGAGGCTCTGAAGGCCAGGGAagacaaggccaaggccaagtccAGACAAGATGCGAACTCAGTCGAATAA
- a CDS encoding uncharacterized protein (Compare to YALI0A11077g, similar to Saccharomyces cerevisiae SCW11 (YGL028C); ancestral locus Anc_4.89, weakly similar to uniprot|P53189 Saccharomyces cerevisiae YGL028c SCW11), producing MKLSTLLAQASVVLAIGYKSHQYNSSVPYAVGYAALTDEGFCKTEQRIWEDLEDIHEQGVKAVAIEGVTCDQHQHVVRLAYGLGLKVHVSFPVTRSGLESASLQMRVFVDSFNLSPHWNAVEAVVVGNSAIKNDHAGWMDLENLTWNLKAALKNAGYGGLISIAEPAETFENFPLLCRSDTIDFVSVEVWPYYHPQYAHRDSGLLVAREILRAERACAFKSVFVTSAGYPSSGITNGNQIASRDRQEQAVNLMLAQTRGNITLQTYFNEPWREEGQFKDLQYYGMRKVIQGGYD from the coding sequence ATGAAGCTCTCCACCCTGCTCGCTCAAGCCTCAGTGGTTCTGGCCATTGGCTACAAGTCTCACCAGTACAACTCCAGCGTTCCCTATGCTGTGGGATACGCGGCCCTGACTGACGAGGGCTTCTGCAAGACTGAACAGCGAATCTGGGAAGATTTGGAAGATATCCATGAGCAGGGCGTCAAGGCGGTGGCCATTGAAGGCGTGACTTGCgaccaacaccaacatgtGGTCCGACTGGCTTACGGGCTGGGACTCAAGGTGCACGTTTCGTTTCCCGTCACCAGAAGCGGCCTCGAGTCGGCGTCTCTGCAAATGAGAGTCTTTGTGGACTCGTTCAACTTGTCGCCCCACTGGAACGCTGTGGaggcggtggtggtgggcaATTCTGCCATCAAAAACGACCACGCCGGCTGGATGGATCTCGAAAACCTCACGTGGAACCTCAAGGCGGCTCTCAAGAATGCGGGCTACGGTGGACTCATCAGTATCGCCGAGCCTGCCGAAACGTTTGAGAACTTTCCTCTGCTGTGCAGGTCGGACACGATCGACTTTGTCTCCGTCGAGGTCTGGCCCTACTACCATCCCCAGTACGCCCATCGAGACTCTGGTCTGCTGGTGGCCCGGGAAATCTTGAGAGCCGAACGAGCCTGCGCTTTCAAGTCTGTGTTTGTCACCTCGGCAGGCTacccttcttctggaaTCACCAACGGCAACCAAATTGCGTCCAGAGATCGACAGGAGCAGGCCGTCAACCTGATGCTGGCCCAGACTCGGGGAAACATCACGCTGCAGACGTACTTCAACGAGCcctggagagaagagggtCAGTTCAAGGACCTCCAGTACTACGGAATGCGTAAGGTGATTCAGGGAGGCTATGATTAA
- a CDS encoding uncharacterized protein (Compare to YALI0A11099g, similar to Saccharomyces cerevisiae SMY1 (YKL079W); ancestral locus Anc_2.633, similar to uniprot|Q9HES9 Emericella nidulans Kinesin (KINA protein)), whose amino-acid sequence MSTNVKVIARFRPDDNEDENIVSFDGNDTCHVATKDSTSTSFTFDRVFDSTSQQADVFEYCLKETVDDLLNGYNGTVFAYGQTGSGKTYTMMGDIDHAERRGAIPRMVDQIFEQIFASSQDIEYMVKVSYMEIYMEKIRDLLHPEHDNLPIHEDKARGVFVKGLSEEYVSNAAEVHAVMRQGSLSRAVAATNMNQESSRSHSIFSIAVSQKNVASGAQKTGQLFLVDLAGSEKVGKTGASGQTLEEAKKINKSLSALGLVINSLTDGSTHIPYRDSKLTRILQESLGGNSRTSLIINCSPTSFNEAETISTLRFGVRAKSIKNRAKINAELSTIELRRILKKCQVKIDGQNSYITRLEEEVAQWRKGENVPKSQWAKDKASTSSERETPTSNNRDSIVSLRSSRPGTPLTPSNRLSFNRRASTPIDQLLSRRSSTVLDSDMIDEYLRRENELQDQLVEKETVISEQDKLLSELQSELTRRTESDNETIKLKETLERALHEKKEQQVSVDVLKDEVSSLKKMTKKTNPDLFGGFLDDNDNINHSGISNGTLGESAASQGVNKSLAALKETLQRLENTEVTPDSLDQLSDQISTLLKENSMLRQDVTTVKSREEDLVRDIQTRCERIVELEINLDQIKDQHNSAKTKKMALLERNLEKLTHVQREIIEQNNALKKDVEVSKRLLSMRNERIETLEQLLADSRQSLEKETESFQLKLTTLRERMVRVKSTSNRQVRPLQLPQQVLEGDHRSSLSFEDELNMEVSNSKRLSTGLLDAAARIVKPLRGGEQNSDQK is encoded by the coding sequence ATGTCAACCAACGTCAAGGTCATTGCTCGATTCCGGCCCGACGACAATGAAGACGAAAACATTGTGTCGTTCGACGGCAACGACACGTGTCACGTTGCGACCAAGGACTCGACGTCCACGTCGTTCACGTTCGACCGGGTGTTCGACTCGACGTCGCAGCAGGCAGACGTGTTTGAGTACTGCTTGAAGGAAACGGTGGACGACCTGCTCAACGGCTACAACGGAACGGTATTTGCATATGGACAGACGGGCAGCGGCAAGACGTACACCATGATGGGAGACATTGACCATGCCGAGCGACGGGGAGCGATACCGCGCATGGTGGACCAGATCTTTGAGCAGATCTTCGCCAGTTCCCAGGACATTGAGTACATGGTCAAGGTGTCGTACATGGAAATTTACATGGAGAAGATTCGCGATCTGCTGCATCCGGAACACGACAATCTGCCGATTCACGAGGACAAGGCCAGGGGCGTCTTTGTCAAGGGTCTCAGTGAGGAATACGTCAGTAATGCCGCAGAGGTGCATGCGGTGATGCGGCAGGGCTCGTTATCGCGGGCCGTGGCCGCCACCAACATGAACCAGGAGTCATCGCGGTCGCATAGCATTTTTTCCATTGCCGTTTCGCAGAAAAACGTGGCTTCTGGCGCCCAGAAAACCGGCCAGCTGTTTCTGGTGGATCTTGCGGGCTCAGAAAAGGTGGGCAAGACCGGCGCTTCGGGCCAGACgctcgaggaggccaaAAAGATCAACAAGTCGCTCAGTGCGCTGGGTCTGGTGATCAACTCTCTGACGGACGGAAGCACTCATATACCCTATCGAGATTCCAAGCTGACGCGAATTCTACAGGAGTCTCTGGGCGGCAATTCGCGCACGTCGCTGATCATCAACTGCTCGCCGACCTCTTTCAACGAGGCGGAGACGATTTCCACGCTGCGGTTTGGAGTGCGGGCCAAAAGTATCAAGAACCGGGCCAAGATCAACGCCGAGCTCAGCACCATTGAGCTGCGCAGGATTCTCAAAAAGTGCCAGGTCAAAATCGATGGCCAAAACAGCTACATTACGcgtctggaggaggaggtggcaCAGTGGAGAAAGGGCGAAAACGTGCCAAAATCGCAGTGGGCCAAGGATAAGGCGTCTACGAGTAGCGAGAGAGAAACGCCCACTTCTAACAATCGGGACTCGATCGTTTCGCTCAGAAGTTCGCGTCCTGGCACTCCTCTAACTCCGTCGAACCGGCTCTCGTTCAATAGACGCGCCAGCACTCCCATTGACCAGCTGCTCTCTCGACGGTCTTCCACTGTGCTTGACTCGGACATGATTGATGAGTATCTGCGGCGAGAAAACGAGTTGCAGgaccagctggtggagaaggaaacAGTCATTTCTGAGCAGGACAAGCTATTGTCTGAGCTGCAGTCTGAGCTGACTCGACGAACTGAGAGTGACAATGAGACcatcaagctcaaggagacgCTAGAACGGGCGCTGCACGAGAAGAAAGAGCAGCAAGTGAGCGTGgacgtgctcaaggacgaggtCAGTTcgctcaagaagatgacaaAGAAGACCAATCCGGATCTTTTTGGCGGCTTTCTcgacgacaatgacaatATCAACCACTCGGGCATCAGCAATGGTACTCTGGGCGAAAGTGCCGCTTCGCAGGGTGTCAACAAGAGTCTGGCAGCTCTCAAAGAGACTCTGCAGCGCCTGGAAAACACTGAGGTGACTCCCGACTCTCTGGACCAGCTGTCGGACCAGATTTCGAcgcttctcaaggagaactcTATGCTGCGCCAGGACGTGACCACCGTCAAGTCCCGTGAGGAGGATCTGGTTCGGGACATTCAGACGCGCTGCGAGCGAATTGTGGAGTTGGAAATCAACCTGGACCAGATCAAGGACCAGCACAACTCcgccaagaccaagaagatggCGCTACTGGAACGCAACCTCGAGAAGCTGACTCACGTGCAGCGGGAGATCATTGAGCAGAACAACgcgctcaagaaggacgtaGAGGTGAGCAAACGGCTGCTGAGCATGCGTAACGAGCGAATCGAGACgctggagcagctgttgGCGGACTCACGGCAGTCGCTGGAAAAGGAAACCGAGTCGTTCCAGCTGAAACTGACCACCCTACGTGAACGCATGGTGCGTGTCAAGAGCACCTCCAATAGACAGGTGCGGCCTCTGCAGCTGCCCCAACAGGTGCTTGAGGGCGACCATCGCAGCTCGCTTTCATTTGAAGACGAGTTGAATATGGAGGtttccaactccaagcGGCTGAGCACAGGTCTTTTGGATGCCGCTGCTCGTATCGTCAAGCCTCTCAGAGGGGGAGAACAGAACAGCGACCAAAAGTAG
- a CDS encoding uncharacterized protein (Compare to YALI0A11121g, similar to uniprot|P53209 Saccharomyces cerevisiae YGR016w weak similarity to M.jannaschii hypothetical protein MJ1317 singleton) produces the protein MSRLRAATKRLLDRPDDVDDGVTAPLDEQEQLELLKSMEMDMANSNEQFRFAFAALACLETPIFIVLPYCHNHGNKPLAYMSLTVLLVCAYITYKVKVDDKAPKKYLLPMASVLAVLILVQAYLKHAPWVGYDYLWVIPAFTCFTTMVIRHWISESSSDLHKLKGMTYKLKGA, from the coding sequence ATGTCACGACTGAGAGCAGCGACAAAACGACTGCTGGACCGACCAGATGACGTGGACGACGGAGTCACGGCGCCGCTAGACGAACAAGAGCAactggagctgctcaagtcGATGGAAATGGACATGGCCAACAGCAACGAGCAGTTTCGGTTTGCGTTTGCGGCGCTGGCGTGTCTGGAAACGCCCATTTTCATTGTGCTGCCCTATTGTCACAATCACGGCAACAAGCCGCTGGCGTACATGTCATTGACGGTGTTGCTGGTATGTGCGTACATCACCtacaaggtcaaggtggACGACAAGGCTCCCAAAAAGTACCTGCTGCCCATGGCGTCTGTGCTGGCGGTTCTGATCCTGGTGCAGGCGTATCTCAAGCACGCGCCGTGGGTCGGCTACGACTATCTGTGGGTGATTCCAGCGTTTACCTGTTTCACCACCATGGTGATTCGCCACTGGATCAGCGAGAGCTCCAGTGATTTGcacaagctcaagggcaTGACTTATAAGTTGAAGGGAGCATAG
- a CDS encoding uncharacterized protein (Compare to YALI0A11143g, similar to Saccharomyces cerevisiae VMA5 (YKL080W); ancestral locus Anc_2.634, similar to uniprot|P31412 Saccharomyces cerevisiae YKL080w VMA5 H+-ATPase V1 domain 42 KD subunit vacuolar), whose amino-acid sequence MPLLQLSLPQNATSGGDPQTQLELWLQEHLSLVGPASQLHLPQFKIGTLESLVQLSEELHKTDGQLDGALAKVADIIGVLHEGSPAQQAFSKKINDRSEVDYVRDFRWNSNKYKTEGVPLTELSNNITGEALSLDQDVRTLFQNYQNAKSTLASVDRKQSGNLSIKSLHDVVAADDFVLDSEHLQTVLVAVPNSQSKEFVGSYESLTKMVVPRSAHVISKDDEYTLFGVTLFKKFVPEFIHKCREAKYTVRDFEYSPQRVQEERQEQQQASQQERQLWGEVVRLARTAYADLFKAIVHLRVIRIFVESVLRYGLPPNFLTATFEPTNLKKAKDALVEKFGYLGGNAFAKDKAGKIKSDQGLGEFGGLADQDYEPFVIYELKLY is encoded by the coding sequence ATGCCTCTATTGCAGCTTTCGCTACCCCAAAACGCAACCTCGGGCGGCGACCCTCAGACCcagctggagctgtggcTACAGGAGCACTTGTCTCTGGTGGGCCCGGCTTCGCAGCTGCATCTGCCGCAGTTCAAGATTGGCACTCTGGAGTCGCTGGTGCAGCTGTCCGAGGAGCTTCACAAGACGGACGGCCAGCTCGACGGAGCGCTGGCCAAGGTGGCTGACATCATCGGAGTGCTGCATGAGGGCTCGCCCGCACAGCAGGCGTTTTCCAAAAAGATCAACGACCGGTCGGAGGTGGACTACGTGCGAGACTTCCGATGGaactccaacaagtacaagaccGAGGGCGTGCCTCTGACCGAGCTCAGCAACAACATCACTGGCGAGGCGCTGTCTCTAGATCAGGACGTGCGGACCCTGTTCCAAAACTACCAGAACGCCAAGAGCACCCTGGCCTCGGTGGACCGTAAGCAGAGCGGCAATCTGTCCATCAAGTCGCTGCACGACGTTGTTGCCGCTGACGACTTTGTGCTCGACTCGGAGCATCTGCAGACGGTGCTCGTGGCGGTGCCCAACTCGCAGTCCAAGGAGTTTGTGGGCTCCTACGAGTCGCTGACCAAGATGGTGGTGCCGCGGTCGGCCCacgtcatctccaaggacgacgagtaTACCCTGTTTGGCGTCACACTGTTCAAGAAGTTTGTGCCCGAGTTTATCCACAAGTGCCGAGAGGCAAAGTACACAGTGCGGGACTTTGAGTACTCTCCGCAGCGGGTGCAGGAGGAGCgccaggagcagcagcaggccaGCCAGCAGGAGCGCCAGCTGTGGGGCGAGGTGGTGAGACTGGCTCGAACGGCTTACGCAGATCTcttcaaggccattgtgCACCTGCGGGTTATTCGCATTTTCGTCGAGTCCGTGCTGCGATACGGTCTTCCCCCCAACTTTCTCACAGCCACCTTTGAGCCCACCAACCTCAaaaaggccaaggacgcaCTGGTGGAAAAGTTTGGATACCTGGGAGGAAACGCCTttgccaaggacaaggccGGCAAGATCAAGAGCGACCAGGGTCTGGGCGAATTTGGTGGTCTGGCCGATCAGGACTACGAGCCGTTTGTCATTTACGAGCTCAAGTTGTATTAG
- a CDS encoding uncharacterized protein (Compare to YALI0A11157g, highly similar to uniprot|Q07478 Saccharomyces cerevisiae YDL084w SUB2 Probable ATP-dependent RNA helicase involved in pre-mRNA splicing), whose product MFVAGVRPPPCSSFNPLRCLCYCILLHLFVPSPPCHPPPRSIRTNPRMSHEGEEELLDYSDSEEIALPSTTVESGSNGDAKAETTTVKEENTEQKGSYVGIHSTGFRDFLLKPELLRAIVDCGFEHPSEVQQVCIPQSILGTDVLCQAKAGVGKTAVFVLSTLQQLEPVPGECSVVVLCHTRELAYQIMNEYARFSKYLPDVKTAVFYGGSPIQKDIELIQNKETSPHVIVATPGRLHALVRDKHLRLGNVKTFVIDECDKVLDQIDMRRDVQEIFRVTPRQKQVMMFSATLSQEIRPICKKFMSSPLEILVDDEGKLTLHGLQQYYVDVEEKSKNRKLGDLLDNLEFNQVIIFVKSTSRANGLSQVLNANGFPCTAVHSGIPQEERIARYKEFKEFKKRICVSTDVFGRGIDIERINLAINYDLPAEADQYLHRVGRAGRFGTKGLAISFVSTPEDKEVLAKIQERFEVNIAPYPAEGVDPSTYMNS is encoded by the exons ATGTTTGTCGC CGGGGTTCGCCCGCCACCTTGCTCCTCTTTCAACCCACTACGCTGTCTGTGTTATTGTATCTTGCTTCACCTCTTTGTACCCTCTCCACCATGCCACCCCCCACCAAGATCCATCAGGACTAACCCCAGAATGTCCCACGAAGGCGAAGAAGAACTCCTCGACTACTCCGATAGCGAAGAAATCGCTCtcccctccaccaccgTGGAGTCTGGCTCCAACGGCGATGCCAAGGCCGAGACCACCaccgtcaaggaggagaacacCGAGCAGAAGGGCTCCTACGTCGGAATCCACTCCACCGGTTTCCGAGACTTCTTGCTCAAGCCCGAGCTCCTGCGAGCCATTGTCGACTGTGGTTTCGAGCATCCCTCTGAGG TCCAGCAAGTGTGTATCCCCCAGTCCATTCTTGGAACTGACGTTCTCTGTCAGGCCAAGGCCGGTGTGGGTAAGACCGCCGTTTTCGTTCTCTCCAccctgcagcagctggagccCGTGCCCGGCGAGTGCTCCGTTGTCGTTCTGTGTCACACCCGAGAGCTGGCCTACCAGATCATGAACGAGTACGCCCGATTCTCCAAGTACCTGCCCGACGTCAAGACCGCCGTCTTCTATGGAGGTTCCCCCATCCAGAAGGACATTGAGCTGATCCAGAACAAGGAGACCTCCCCCCACGTCATTGTCGCTACCCCCGGCCGACTGCACGCCCTGGTCCGAGACAAGCACCTGCGACTCGGCAACGTCAAGACCTTTGTCATCGATGAGTGTGACAAGGTCCTCGACCAGATTGATATGCGACGAGATGTCCAGGAGATTTTCCGAGTGACCCCCCGACAGAAGCAGGTGATGATGTTTTCCGCCACCCTGTCCCAGGAGATCCGACCCATCTGCAAGAAGTTcatgtcttctcctctGGAGATTCTTGTGGACGACGAAGGAAAGCTGACCCTGCACGGTCTCCAGCAGTACTATGTCGACGTTGAGGAGAAGTCCAAGAACCGAAAGCTCGGCGACCTGCTCGACAACCTCGAGTTCAACCAGGTTATCATCTTCGTCAAGTCTACCTCTCGAGCTAACGGCCTGTCTCAGGTCCTCAATGCTAACGGATTCCCCTGTACCGCGGTGCACTCTGGTATTCCCCAGGAGGAGCGAATTGCCCGATAcaaggagttcaaggagttcaagaagcgaaTCTGTGTCTCCACCGATGTCTTTGGTCGAGGTATTGATATCGAGCGAATCAACCTGGCTATCAACTACGATCTCCCCGCCGAGGCTGACCAGTACCTCCATCGAGTCGGTCGAGCTGGTCGATTCGGAACCAAGGGTCTGGCCATCTCTTTTGTCTCCACCCctgaggacaaggaggttcTTGCTAAGATCCAGGAGCGATTCGAGGTTAACATCGCTCCCTACCCTGCTGAGGGTGTTGATCCCTCCACCTACATGAACTCTTAA
- a CDS encoding uncharacterized protein (Truncated form of YALI0A11198g, no similarity): MPAVGVSLASHQISWQSTNLEKSKETSSGEDSSGDTLGDSAVGLGGDRLLRSLLRSLGNSSGSGRSRAGSRSRRSGAGSGSRRSGSSSGSRGSGAGSRSRGSGAGSRSRGSGAGSRSRGSRSRAGSRSGRSGLTLGGLGLGLGLGLTRRSGGNGGSLGQSLGDTLNDGDLGGELDGSRRSGGSSGSLGSRLGALRSGGLGSRGLGSGLGGLSGGDLGGALLGDGLGDTLNNGGVGGQRGGGRRSSLGVLGLLVLALLALLSDGDGLAVDNSDLGGDGGSRLSSGGLGGRNRRGGGSGGLLGGALLGDGNGLVANDGGLGGQRRRGGLVLALLAGLGDSDGLAVNDRGLGGQRSGGGVSNGSLGGRGQLGGALLGDGDDDSLVSAVLTLVARDSGSQSLGSVRSGGRRDGAVGGGGRGSRRRSLGGRSLGLGLGLSLGSLLSRRSGSGRRRRRRRSGNSGGGDSLGRHTGGGADGDDGSGGGSGGGNSLASLDVSEQLVVDVEVRPHVVLLDTRGTLVNGRLGSLDLVADALGILTTGVKVADNGVTGLLAGELTNDIESLVEHVIEGRVVVRLGGTGGRGNLTLGQRSGDIGGSGGDNNGGRSNGRGGLLGVALLDDILNLLHTVLGVSLRTGQTLLGPGEAVKELTLAGLETLTGVKTEGELEALLGAEDLGDQSKRSLLVGRGGSDTGLLGSLGRGGGRRGRT, translated from the coding sequence ATGCCAGCTGTAGGGGTATCTCTGGCATCTCATCAAATCAGTTGGCAATCAACTAATTTAGAAAAGAGCAAGGAGACCAGCAGCGGCGAGGACAGCAGCGGAGACACCCTTGGTGACAGCGCCGTTGGCCTGGGCGGGGACAGACTGCTCAGGAGCCTGCTCAGGAGCCTGGGGAACAGCAGCGGGTCCGGAAGGAGCAGGGCTGGCAGCAGGTCCAGAAGGAGCGGGGCCGGAAGCGGGTCCAGAAGGAGCGGGTCCAGCAGCGGGTCCAGAGGGAGCGGGGCCGGAAGCAGGTCCAGAGGGAGCGGGGCCGGAAGCAGGTCCAGAGGGAGCGGGGCCGGAAGCAGGTCCAGagggagcaggagcagggcCGGAAGCAGGTCCGGAAGGAGCGGGCTTACCCTCGGGGGACTCGGGCTTGGGCTCGGGCTTGGACTCACCAGAAGGAGCGGGGGCAATGGTGGAAGCCTCGGTCAGAGTCTTGGTGATACCCTCAACGATGGtgaccttggtggtgagcTCGACggaagcagaaggagcggGGGAAGCAGCGGGAGCCTCGGAAGTAGGCTTGGGGCCCTCAGAAGCGGGGGTCTCGGAAGCAGGGGCCTCGGAAGtgggcttgggggcctcAGTGGCGGGGACCTCGGTGGAGCACTCCtcggtgatggtcttggtgaCACCCTCAACAACGGTGGTGTAGGTGGTCAGAGAGGCggtggaagaaggagcagccTCGGGGTGCTCGGTCTTCTTGTGCTCGCACTCCTCGCACTCCTCAGTGACGGTGACGGTCTTGCCGTTGACAACAGtgaccttggtggtgacggGGGCAGTAGACTCAGCAGCGGGGGCCTCGGAGGTAGGAACAGAAGAGGTGGGGGCAGCGGtggcctcctcggtggAGCACTCCTCGGTGATGGTAACGGTCTTGTCGCCAATGACGGTGGTCTTGGTGGtcagagaaggagaggcGGTCTTGTGCTCGCACTCCTCGCAGGGCTCGGTGACAGTGATGGTCTTGCCGTTAACGACAGAGGTCTTGGTGGTCAGAGGAGCGGAGGTGGTGTCAGCAACGGGAGCCTCGGTGGTAGAGGGCAGCTCGGTGGAGCACTCCTCGGTGACGGTGACGATGACAGTCTTGTTTCCGCCGTGCTCACACTCGTGGCAAGGGACAGTGGAAGTCAGAGTCTTGGTAGTGTAAGAAGcggtggaagaagagacgGTGCCGTTGGTGGGGGCGGGAGagggagcagaagaagaagcctcGGTGGAAGAAGCCTTGGACTCGGTCTTGGACTCAGTCTTGGAAGTCTcctcagcagaagaagcgggagcggaagaagaaggagaagaagaaggagcggCAACAGTGGAGGAGGGGACAGCCTCGGAAGACACACCGGAGGTGGGGCAGACGGGGATGATGGGAGTGGGGGTGGCAGTGGGGGTGGCAACAGCCTGGCAAGCCTCGACGTATCGGAGCAGCTGGTTGTCGACGTTGAAGTAAGGCCACATGTTGTACTGCTGGACACAAGAGGTACACTGGTCAACGGCAGACTTGGTagccttgatcttgtcgcaGATGCACTTGGCATCCTCACCACAGGAGTTAAGGTCGCCGACAACGGTGTTACAGGTCTTCTTGCAGGTGAGCTTACCAATGATATCGAATCGCTTGTTGAGCATGTTATCGAGGGAAGAGTGGTAGTAAGGCTCGGGGGTACAGGTGGGAGGGGGAACCTCACACTCGGGCAGAGAAGTGGTGACATCGGGgggagtggtggtgacaatAACGGGGGGAGGAGCAATGGTAGAGGTGGCCTCCTGGGGGTGGCACTTCTTGATGAcatcctcaatctcctgcATACCGTACTGGGGGTAAGCCTGAGAACAGGACAGACACTTCTGGGTCCAGGCGAAGCCGTCAAGGAACTGACACTCGCAGGACTTGAGACCCTGACAGGTGTTAAGACCGAAGGAGAGCTTGAAGCACTTCTTGGTGCAGAAGACCTGGGAGATCAGAGCAAGAGATCGCTTCTCGTTGGTAGAGGCGGGAGCGATACAGGTCTCCTGGGCAGCCTGGGAAGAGGTGGGGGCAGGAGGGGGAGGACCTGA
- a CDS encoding uncharacterized protein (Compare to YALI0A11220g, no similarity): MEAFTAEPLGWIVEQNAASYFETQDSSYRTRIAPMLPLYMASIRGDMNRVHLNTCCLIVKMYVDKDLHRNMGSLPLKVIVECLGRLGALGQHYVRLSEDNGVVVSQKLKDSIARNTPRLISLVVRNAFLSIMRREGFDSGDLADLKSQFEACKTFYTQDDLRRLNNYLLNLQEYSDRPQKLQHVAKLHSQSIEGKLEGESSLNHKLMEYCDFLRQRVSKLSAANPKQMLENGRQIDAFCLPLTIAATMSEPKLESSQ, from the coding sequence ATGGAAGCATTTACCGCGGAGCCACTGGGGTGGATCGTGGAGCAGAATGCGGCGAGCTACTTTGAGACTCAGGACTCGTCCTATCGGACAAGGATAGCCCCCATGTTACCCCTCTACATGGCCAGCATCAGGGGAGACATGAACCGGGTGCATTTGAACACCTGTTGTTTGATAGTGAAGATGTATGTGGACAAGGATCTGCACAGAAACATGGGCTCGCTGCCTCTAAAAGTGATTGTGGAGTGTTTGGGGCGCCTGGGCGCTCTGGGTCAGCACTATGTGCGGTTATCAGAGGACAACGGGGTGGTTGTTTCTCAGAAGTTGAAGGACTCCATCGCCAGGAACACGCCCAGATTGATATCTTTGGTCGTCCGAAACGCGTTTCTGAGCATAATGAGGAGAGAGGGGTTCGATTCGGGCGACTTGGCCGACTTGAAGAGCCAGTTTGAGGCATGCAAGACATTCTACACACAGGACGATTTGAGGAGGCTCAACAACTATCTTCTGAATCTGCAAGAATACAGTGACCGGCCTCAGAAGCTGCAACATGTGGCCAAGCTGCACAGCCAGTCGATAGAGGGCAAGCTGGAGGGCGAGTCTTCTCTCAACCACAAACTCATGGAGTACTGCGACTTTCTGCGCCAGAGGGTCAGCAAGCTGTCAGCTGCAAACCCCAAGCAAATGTTGGAGAATGGGCGTCAAATAGACGCCTTCTGCCTTCCTCTAACCATCGCTGCGACAATGTCTGAGCCTAAGCTTGAGTCGTCGCAGTAG